From the genome of Streptomyces sp. NBC_01341, one region includes:
- a CDS encoding DEAD/DEAH box helicase: protein MSISSSDHTVLPESVENDVEIIEVLQAAESLVAEAPEAVVESPAEEASDEVAEDAEPGITFASLGLPDGIVRKLAQNGVTAPFPIQAATIPDALAGKDILGRGRTGSGKTLSFGLPTLAALAGGHTEKKKPRAIILTPTRELAMQVADALQPYGDVLGLKMKVVCGGTSMGNQIYALERGVDVLVATPGRLRDIINRGACSLANVQVAVLDEADQMSDLGFLPEVTELLDQIPGGGQRMLFSATMENEIGTLVKRYLSNPVTHEVDSAQGNVSTMSHHVLVVKPKDKAPVTAAIAARKGRTIIFVRTQLGADRIAEQLIESGVKADALHGGMTQGARTRVLEDFKKGFVNALVATDVAARGIHVDGIDLVLNVDPAGDHKDYLHRSGRTARAGKSGVVVSLALPHQRRQIFRLMEDAGVDASRHIVQGAGVFEPEVAEITGARSLTEVQADSANNAAKQAEREAADLTKQLERVQRRAVELREEADRLVARAARERGDDPEAAVAEVAAEAEAALVAAVSVPEQPAAREDRRDDRGNYARRDDRGGDRGGYRGGNDRVGERSGRPSGGTGYRGSNDRPSFRGSSDRRDERPSGGFRSGGGDRRDDRGGRSFERRDNDRPAFNRDRRDERPSGGFRSGGGDRRDDRGGRSFERRDNDRPAFNRDRRDERPSGGFRSGGGDRPFNRDRRDDRPAGGFRSGGGDRPTGRRDDHRGGTGTGTGTGTFGRRDDKPRWKRNG from the coding sequence ATGTCAATTTCCAGTTCTGACCACACCGTCCTGCCCGAGAGCGTCGAGAACGACGTCGAGATCATCGAGGTCCTCCAGGCCGCCGAGTCCCTCGTGGCCGAGGCTCCCGAGGCAGTCGTCGAGTCCCCCGCCGAGGAGGCCTCGGACGAGGTCGCCGAGGACGCCGAGCCCGGCATCACCTTCGCCTCGCTGGGCCTGCCCGATGGCATCGTCCGCAAGCTCGCGCAGAACGGTGTGACGGCACCCTTCCCGATCCAGGCCGCGACCATCCCGGACGCCCTGGCCGGCAAGGACATCCTGGGCCGCGGCCGTACCGGCTCCGGCAAGACCCTCTCCTTCGGTCTGCCCACCCTGGCCGCGCTGGCCGGCGGTCACACCGAGAAGAAGAAGCCCCGCGCGATCATCCTCACGCCGACCCGTGAGCTCGCGATGCAGGTCGCGGACGCGCTCCAGCCCTACGGCGACGTGCTCGGCCTGAAGATGAAGGTCGTCTGCGGCGGTACGTCGATGGGCAACCAGATCTACGCACTGGAGCGCGGTGTCGACGTCCTCGTCGCCACCCCGGGCCGCCTGCGCGACATCATCAACCGTGGCGCCTGCTCCCTGGCCAACGTCCAGGTCGCGGTCCTCGACGAGGCCGACCAGATGTCGGACCTGGGCTTCCTGCCCGAGGTCACCGAGCTGCTCGACCAGATCCCCGGCGGCGGCCAGCGCATGCTCTTCTCCGCCACCATGGAGAACGAGATCGGCACGCTCGTCAAGCGCTACCTGAGCAACCCGGTCACCCACGAGGTCGACAGCGCCCAGGGCAACGTCTCGACCATGTCTCACCACGTCCTCGTCGTGAAGCCGAAGGACAAGGCGCCCGTCACGGCCGCGATCGCCGCCCGCAAGGGCCGCACGATCATCTTCGTCCGGACCCAGCTGGGTGCCGACCGCATCGCCGAGCAGCTCATCGAGTCCGGCGTGAAGGCGGACGCGCTGCACGGCGGCATGACGCAGGGTGCCCGTACCCGCGTGCTCGAGGACTTCAAGAAGGGCTTCGTCAACGCGCTCGTCGCCACCGACGTCGCCGCCCGCGGTATCCACGTCGACGGCATCGACCTGGTCCTGAACGTGGACCCGGCCGGTGACCACAAGGACTACCTGCACCGCTCGGGCCGCACCGCCCGTGCCGGCAAGTCCGGTGTCGTCGTCTCGCTGGCGCTGCCGCACCAGCGCCGTCAGATCTTCCGCCTCATGGAGGACGCGGGCGTCGACGCCTCGCGTCACATCGTCCAGGGAGCGGGCGTCTTCGAGCCCGAGGTCGCCGAGATCACCGGAGCCCGGTCGCTGACCGAGGTCCAGGCCGACTCCGCGAACAACGCGGCCAAGCAGGCCGAGCGCGAGGCCGCCGACCTGACCAAGCAGCTGGAGCGCGTCCAGCGCCGCGCCGTCGAGCTGCGCGAGGAGGCCGACCGTCTGGTCGCCCGTGCCGCCCGCGAGCGGGGCGACGACCCGGAGGCGGCGGTGGCCGAGGTGGCCGCCGAGGCCGAGGCGGCGCTCGTCGCCGCTGTGTCCGTCCCCGAGCAGCCGGCGGCCCGCGAGGACCGTCGTGACGACCGCGGCAACTACGCCCGCCGTGACGACCGCGGTGGCGACCGTGGCGGTTACCGCGGCGGCAACGACCGCGTCGGCGAGCGCAGTGGCCGTCCCTCCGGCGGCACCGGCTACCGCGGCAGCAACGACCGCCCGTCGTTCCGCGGAAGCAGCGACCGCCGTGACGAGCGTCCCTCGGGCGGCTTCCGCTCGGGTGGCGGCGACCGTCGCGACGACCGTGGTGGCCGTTCGTTCGAGCGTCGTGACAACGACCGCCCGGCGTTCAACCGTGACCGCCGTGACGAGCGCCCCTCGGGCGGCTTCCGCTCGGGTGGCGGCGACCGTCGCGACGACCGTGGTGGCCGTTCGTTCGAGCGTCGTGACAACGACCGCCCGGCGTTCAACCGTGACCGCCGTGACGAGCGCCCCTCCGGTGGCTTCCGCTCCGGTGGCGGCGACCGTCCGTTCAACCGCGACCGTCGCGACGACCGTCCCGCGGGCGGCTTCCGCTCCGGTGGCGGCGACCGCCCGACCGGCCGTCGTGACGACCACCGCGGTGGCACCGGCACGGGCACCGGCACCGGTACCTTCGGCCGCCGCGACGACAAGCCGCGCTGGAAGCGCAACGGCTGA